Proteins co-encoded in one Neodiprion lecontei isolate iyNeoLeco1 chromosome 3, iyNeoLeco1.1, whole genome shotgun sequence genomic window:
- the LOC124293349 gene encoding uncharacterized protein LOC124293349, protein MKQKKAAMDFAGGKTMCQDRGKPEVALSNRRVRAHSEPCILPTRYTRVDTGSEIRKRKRDVTSEAMEERILKKSNLTQSSLEEKKTEGNKKKAQQPVVDESTNAKTEEGETATDCIKKTIMNLKEDLMGEMRKKRIEEEKWRGEVKQEVEKLTLAIESTKKEWTQERSKLEETIVRLEREHVNWKIMEQKKREDGMKYVDRQMDELFKKIKISGVLEGSMLDAEKNWEAQEKWERRNNVMIRGLEVDVGGRADRLAERLLAEVTGELINIKEVQVFQEGRNRALLVKLGDWVTKRKVMDGKSVLKGRKVFIDDDLTKREKEIQIEITKRATEARASGMRVKIGYMKLWVGDSMYVWSEEEKGLKEVRTGRRLDAKGNRGSRDLGQRLDDGREDGMRKIRGPWGQRFE, encoded by the exons ATGAAACAA AAAAAAGCAGCAATGGATTTCGCAGGTGGAAAAACCATGTGTCAGGACAGAGGCAAACCAGAAGTAGCATTGTCGAACAGAAGAGTAAGAGCGCACTCAGAGCCCTG CATTCTACCAACTCGCTATACTAGAGTGGATACAGGGAGCGAGATTCGTAAGAGGAAACGAGATGTGACTAGCGAGGCGATGGAAGAAAGAATTCTTAAAAAGAGTAATCTGACACAGAGCTCACtagaggaaaagaaaactgaagggaataagaaaaaagcgCAGCAACCGGTTGTTGACGAAAGTACAAATGCAAAG ACAGAAGAAGGAGAAACGGCCACCGATTGTATCAAGAAGACGAttatgaatttgaaagaaGACCTTATGGGCGAGATGAGGAAGAAGCGGATAGAGGAGGAGAAATGGAGAGGTGAAGTGAAGCAAGAGGTGGAAAAGCTTACGCTAGCGATAGAAAGTACTAAAAAAGAGTGGACTCAGGAGAGATCGAAGCTGGAAGAGACAATAGTACGATTGGAAAGGGAACACGTAAACTGGAAAATAATGGAGCAGAAAAAGCGAGAGGATGGTATGAAATATGTCGACAGACAGATGGACGAATTgttcaagaaaataaaaataagcggaGTACTGGAAGGTTCGATGTTGGATGCAGAGAAAAACTGGGAGGCCCAGGAGAAGTGGGAGAGGAGAAATAACGTGATGATCAGAGGACTGGAGGTTGATGTCGGAGGACGCGCAGACAGATTAGCAGAAAGACTTTTAGCCGAAGTGACGGGGGAACTAATCAACATTAAAGAGGTGCAGGTGTTTCAGGAAGGCCGAAATAGGGCGCTCCTGGTGAAACTTGGGGATTGGGTGACGAAGAGAAAAGTTATGGATGGAAAATCGGTGCTGAAAGGGCGGAAGGTATTCATCGATGACGATTTGACtaaaagagagaaggagatcCAGATTGAGATAACAAAGAGGGCAACAGAAGCGAGGGCCAGCGGTATGAGGGTGAAAATAGGCTACATGAAACTCTGGGTTGGAGATTCGATGTATGTGTGGAGCGAAGAGGAGAAGGGTCTGAAGGAAGTAAGAACGGGAAGGAGACTCGACGCTAAGGGCAACAGGGGCTCTCGAGACCTTGGTCAGAGATTAGACGATGGACGTGAAGatggaatgagaaaaattaggGGCCCGTGGGGGCAGAGATTTGAGTGA